From the genome of Pelmatolapia mariae isolate MD_Pm_ZW linkage group LG12, Pm_UMD_F_2, whole genome shotgun sequence, one region includes:
- the mtmr3 gene encoding myotubularin-related protein 3 isoform X1 translates to MEEEGQQSLECIQANQIFPKKSPVLEEENMQVPFPELHGEFTEYVGRAEDAIIAMSNYRLHIKFKKSVVNVPLQLIECVECREMFQLHVTCKDCKVIRCQISTFEQCQEWLKRLNTAVRPPSRLEDLFAFAFHAWCMEVYAGEKEQHGELCRPGTLLIARLSSQKLTQTCILLLSDISAVTVGEHVTSWFKNEVERMGFDTQNAWRISDINSKFRLCPSYPQQLLVPAWITDKELENVAAFRSWKRFPAVVYRHTTTGAVIARCGQPEVSWWGWRNADDEHLVQSIAKACAVDSSSQKHVPNGSYTNSSDLPDTDFESSMTNSSEVETLASQPQKLLILDARSYAAAVANRAKGGGCECPEYYPNCEVVFMGMANIHSIRKSFQSLRFLCTQMPDPANWLSALESTKWLQHLSLLLKAALLVVNAVNRDHRPVLVHCSDGWDRTPQIVALSKLLLDPYYRTIEGFQVLVETEWLDFGHKFADRCGHGENSEDLNERCPVFLQWLDCVHQLQRQFPCSFEFNEAFLVKLVQHTYSCLFGTFLCNSGKDREDRHVQERTCSVWSLLRPANRSLRNMLYSSHSEIVLHPVCHVRNLMLWTAVYLPSSSPTTPSDDSCAPYPVPGANPEDAPLGRRTKTRSFDNLPSACELGSSLAPNRRSSDPSLNEKWQDHRRSLELNVAVGPEGGENQDEVQPYHDRLDSEMDHSKQQSQGSNTERREESSVNPAGDKAEEAELSVAVGVAEGQMVNILQEATKEEAGCDMPREDHADAAQVFNAVDQEVDGHVEQHQMVDVSETVMKRDMFANGQLPENGEMKAQENGDSFSAPTQKEEEQDQQEANESQRTEDLVTENVEESSVQEELAHVPKECSTGEPEEPAAHRTRSSDLMYRSPEKLGLDERSCPDSESDHSVPESVELVDKRASLMESSTETLTEEACGRVELPVQPPVGLNHHLMSDGRSPVPCSKKEKGLETSEHGLIRTLSEGSKRPSVSAFQSVRADLSRDGLCNGDNSEGEPCGAPYWAKGNVERAPLSRQVSVASCNSLIFHPRGSCSQHRWCHALLGRVTMSPEQPTRSHLDDDGLTLHNDAIQQRLRQIEAGHQMEVETLKKQVQELWSRLESQQHISSHRINGDIGDEVTSMTDSEYNLDPNCLSRCSTELFSEASWEQVDKQDTEVTRWYPDHLAAQCYGCESRFWLATRKHHCSGREPVQEVWNCGNVFCASCCDQRIPVPSQQLFEPSRVCKTCYSNLQHGSATLELEKPITASSN, encoded by the exons ATG gaggaggaggggcaGCAGAGCTTGGAGTGTATCCAGGCCAATCAGATCTTCCCCAAGAAGTCCCCCGTCCTGGAGGAGGAAAACATGCAG gtGCCCTTTCCTGAGCTGCACGGGGAGTTCACAGAATATGTGGGGAGAGCAGAGGATGCCATTATTGCAATGTCCAACTACCGCTTACACATAAAGTTCAAAAAGTCAGTTGTCAAT GTTCCTCTTCAGCTCATTGAGTGTGTGGAGTGTAGAGAGATGTTCCAGCTTCATGTCACCTGTAAGGATTGTAAAGTCATCAG ATGTCAGATCTCCACCTTTGAGCAGTGCCAGGAATGGTTGAAACGTCTGAACACAGCAGTGAGGCCTCCGTCTCGCTTGGAAGACCTCTTTGCCTTTGCCTTCCATGCCTGGTGCATGGAGGTGTACGCAGGAGAGAAAGAGCAGCATGGCGAGCTGTGCAGACCAGGTACCCTTTTAATTGCTCGCTTGTCTTCACAGAAACTTACCCAAACCTGTATTTTGCTCTTATCGGACATCTCTGCTGTCACTGTAGGTGAACACGTGACCTCATGGTTCAAGAATGAGGTGGAGAGGATGGGCTTTGACACTCAAAATGCTTGGAGGATATCTGACATCAACAGCAAGTTCAG GCTTTGCCCCAGCTATCCTCAGCAACTCCTAGTGCCAGCCTGGATTACTGACAAAGAGCTAGAAAATGTGGCAGCCTTCCGCTCCTGGAAGAGGTTTCCTGCTGTAGTTTACag GCATACAACTACTGGGGCTGTAATTGCCCGCTGTGGCCAGCCAGAGGTCAGCTGGTGGGGCTGGAGGAACGCTGATGATGAGCACCTGGTTCAGTCCATTGCTAAGGCCTGTGCCGTGGACAGCAGCTCCCAAAAACATGTTCCCAACGGTAGCTACACCAATAGCTCAGACCTGCCTGACACTGATTTTG AATCCTCCATGACCAACAGCTCAGAGGTGGAGACACTGGCCAGCCAACCTCAGAAGTTACTGATCTTAGATGCCAGGTCCTATGCAGCTGCTGTAGCTAACAGGGCCAAAGGTGGAGGCTGTGAATGCCCAG AATACTATCCCAACTGCGAGGTGGTTTTCATGGGAATGGCTAACATCCACTCCATTCGCAAGAGTTTCCAGTCTCTACGATTCCTCTGCACTCAGATGCCTGACCCAGccaa CTGGCTTTCTGCACTTGAGAGCACAAAGTGGTTGCAACACCTGTCCCTGCTACTGAAGGCAGCTCTGCTGGTGGTCAACGCTGTGAACAGAGACCACAGGCCTGTTCTTGTGCACTGCTCTGACGGCTGGGACCGCACACCACAGATTGTTGCTTTGTCCAAGCTACTGCTGGACCCTTACTACCGCACTATTGAG GGCTTCCAAGTTTTGGTGGAGACAGAATGGCTGGACTTTGGCCACAAGTTTGCTGACCGATGTGGCCATGGAGAAAATTCAGAGGACCTGAATGAGCGCTGCCCTGTTTTCTTGCAGTGGCTGGACTGTGTTCACCAACTGCAGAGGCAGTTTCCATGCTCATTTGAGTTCAATGAAGCCTTCCTG gtgaaactgGTGCAGCACACCTACTCCTGCCTCTTCGGCACTTTCCTGTGTAACAGCGGCAAGGACAGGGAGGATCGTCACGTTCAGGAGAGGACCTGCTCGGTCTGGTCACTCCTGAGGCCAGCCAACCGCTCTCTGAGGAACATGCTCTACTCCTCACACTCCGAAATT GTTCTCCATCCAGTGTGTCATGTACGGAATTTGATGCTGTGGACGGCCGTCTATCTGCCCAGCTCCTCCCCTACCACTCCTTCCGATGATTCCTGCGCTCCCTACCCAGTGCCCGGTGCCAACCCGGAAGATGCACCCCTGGGCAG GCGAACAAAGACGCGCTCCTTTGACAACTTGCCTAGTGCGTGTGAGCTGGGAAGCTCACTGGCTCCCAACCGTCGCTCCAGTGACCCAAGCCTGAATGAGAAGTGGCAGGACCACCGGCGGTCTCTGGAGCTCAATGTGGCAGTGGGGCCTGAAGGAGGGGAGAACCAGGATGAGGTGCAGCCATATCATGACAGACTGGACTCTGAGATGGATCACAGCAAGCAGCAATCCCAGGGCTCAAATACTGAACGTAGAGAAGAGTCCTCTGTGAACCCAGCAGGAGATAAAGCGGAGGAGGCAGAGCTCTCTGTGGCAGTGGGTGTGGCTGAGGGACAAATGGTGAACATCCTTCAGGAAGCCACAAAGGAGGAGGCAGGATGCGACATGCCAAGAGAGGACCATGCTGATGCTGCTCAGGTTTTTAATGCTGTAGACCAGGAGGTGGATGGACATGTAGAGCAGCATCAGATGGTGGATGTCAGTGAGACTGTCATGAAGAGAGACATGTTCGCTAATGGTCAGCTCCCAGAAAATGGTGAGATGAAGGCTCAGGAGAACGGTGACTCTTTTTCTGCGCCCACACAGAAGGAAGAGGAACAGGatcaacaggaagccaatgagtCTCAGAGAACTGAGGACTTGGTGACGGAGAATGTAGAGGAATCTTCTGTACAAGAAGAACTTGCACATGTACCGAAGGAGTGTAGCACAGGTGAGCCAGAAGAGCCTGCAGCTCATAGAACTAGAAGTAGCGACTTAATGTACAGGTCACCTGAAAAACTAGGCTTAGATGAGAGAAGTTGCCCTGACTCTGAATCTGACCACAGTGTCCCTGAGTCAGTGGAGTTGGTAGATAAAAGGGCCTCCTTGATGGAAAGCTCCACAGAGACTTTAACTGAAGAGGCCTGTGGCAGGGTGGAGCTCCCTGTGCAGCCACCTGTTGGTTTAAACCATCACCTCATGAGTGATGGCAGGAGCCCAGTTCCCTGTTCCAAGAAAGAGAAGGGGCTGGAGACCAGTGAGCATGGCTTGATCAGAACTTTAAGCGAGGGCAGCAAGCGGCCCTCTGTCAGTGCCTTTCAGTCAGTTCGTGCTGACCTTAGCAGGGATGGACTTTGTAATGGGGACAACTCCGAAGGGGAGCCATGTGGAGCACCTTACTGGGCCAAAGGGAATGTGGAGAGGGCCCCTTTGAGCCGTCAGGTATCCGTAGCAAGCTGCAACTCTCTGATCTTCCACCCACGAGGCAGCTGCTCTCAGCACCGCTGGTGTCACGCCTTGCTAGGCCGGGTCACCATGAGCCCTGAGCAGCCAACTCGCAGCCATCTGGATGACGATGGGCTGACGCTGCACAATGATGCTATCCAGCAAAGACTGAGGCAGATTGAAGCGGGGCACCAGATGGAGGTGGAGACGCTGAAGAAGCAAGTCCAGGAGCTCTGGAGCCGCCTGGAGAGTCAACAGCACATTAGCTCCCACCGGATCAACGGAGACATTGGAGATGAAGTG ACCTCAATGACGGACTCTGAGTACAACTTGGACCCAAACTGTTTGTCGCGCTGCAGCACAGAGCTCTTCTCTGAGGCCAGCTGGGAGCAGGTGGACAAGCAGGACACTGAG GTCACCCGCTGGTACCCTGATCATTTGGCAGCCCAGTGTTATGGCTGTGAAAGCAGGTTCTGGCTTGCTACCAGGAAACATCACTGCAG TGGCAGGGAGCCTGTTCAGGAGGTCTG
- the mtmr3 gene encoding myotubularin-related protein 3 isoform X2, producing MEEEGQQSLECIQANQIFPKKSPVLEEENMQVPFPELHGEFTEYVGRAEDAIIAMSNYRLHIKFKKSVVNVPLQLIECVECREMFQLHVTCKDCKVIRCQISTFEQCQEWLKRLNTAVRPPSRLEDLFAFAFHAWCMEVYAGEKEQHGELCRPGTLLIARLSSQKLTQTCILLLSDISAVTVGEHVTSWFKNEVERMGFDTQNAWRISDINSKFRLCPSYPQQLLVPAWITDKELENVAAFRSWKRFPAVVYRHTTTGAVIARCGQPEVSWWGWRNADDEHLVQSIAKACAVDSSSQKHVPNGSYTNSSDLPDTDFESSMTNSSEVETLASQPQKLLILDARSYAAAVANRAKGGGCECPEYYPNCEVVFMGMANIHSIRKSFQSLRFLCTQMPDPANWLSALESTKWLQHLSLLLKAALLVVNAVNRDHRPVLVHCSDGWDRTPQIVALSKLLLDPYYRTIEGFQVLVETEWLDFGHKFADRCGHGENSEDLNERCPVFLQWLDCVHQLQRQFPCSFEFNEAFLVKLVQHTYSCLFGTFLCNSGKDREDRHVQERTCSVWSLLRPANRSLRNMLYSSHSEIVLHPVCHVRNLMLWTAVYLPSSSPTTPSDDSCAPYPVPGANPEDAPLGRRTKTRSFDNLPSACELGSSLAPNRRSSDPSLNEKWQDHRRSLELNVAVGPEGGENQDEVQPYHDRLDSEMDHSKQQSQGSNTERREESSVNPAGDKAEEAELSVAVGVAEGQMVNILQEATKEEAGCDMPREDHADAAQVFNAVDQEVDGHVEQHQMVDVSETVMKRDMFANGQLPENGEMKAQENGDSFSAPTQKEEEQDQQEANESQRTEDLVTENVEESSVQEELAHVPKECSTGEPEEPAAHRTRSSDLMYRSPEKLGLDERSCPDSESDHSVPESVELVDKRASLMESSTETLTEEACGRVELPVQPPVGLNHHLMSDGRSPVPCSKKEKGLETSEHGLIRTLSEGSKRPSVSAFQSVRADLSRDGLCNGDNSEGEPCGAPYWAKGNVERAPLSRQVSVASCNSLIFHPRGSCSQHRWCHALLGRVTMSPEQPTRSHLDDDGLTLHNDAIQQRLRQIEAGHQMEVETLKKQVQELWSRLESQQHISSHRINGDIGDEVTSMTDSEYNLDPNCLSRCSTELFSEASWEQVDKQDTEVTRWYPDHLAAQCYGCESRFWLATRKHHCRNCGNVFCASCCDQRIPVPSQQLFEPSRVCKTCYSNLQHGSATLELEKPITASSN from the exons ATG gaggaggaggggcaGCAGAGCTTGGAGTGTATCCAGGCCAATCAGATCTTCCCCAAGAAGTCCCCCGTCCTGGAGGAGGAAAACATGCAG gtGCCCTTTCCTGAGCTGCACGGGGAGTTCACAGAATATGTGGGGAGAGCAGAGGATGCCATTATTGCAATGTCCAACTACCGCTTACACATAAAGTTCAAAAAGTCAGTTGTCAAT GTTCCTCTTCAGCTCATTGAGTGTGTGGAGTGTAGAGAGATGTTCCAGCTTCATGTCACCTGTAAGGATTGTAAAGTCATCAG ATGTCAGATCTCCACCTTTGAGCAGTGCCAGGAATGGTTGAAACGTCTGAACACAGCAGTGAGGCCTCCGTCTCGCTTGGAAGACCTCTTTGCCTTTGCCTTCCATGCCTGGTGCATGGAGGTGTACGCAGGAGAGAAAGAGCAGCATGGCGAGCTGTGCAGACCAGGTACCCTTTTAATTGCTCGCTTGTCTTCACAGAAACTTACCCAAACCTGTATTTTGCTCTTATCGGACATCTCTGCTGTCACTGTAGGTGAACACGTGACCTCATGGTTCAAGAATGAGGTGGAGAGGATGGGCTTTGACACTCAAAATGCTTGGAGGATATCTGACATCAACAGCAAGTTCAG GCTTTGCCCCAGCTATCCTCAGCAACTCCTAGTGCCAGCCTGGATTACTGACAAAGAGCTAGAAAATGTGGCAGCCTTCCGCTCCTGGAAGAGGTTTCCTGCTGTAGTTTACag GCATACAACTACTGGGGCTGTAATTGCCCGCTGTGGCCAGCCAGAGGTCAGCTGGTGGGGCTGGAGGAACGCTGATGATGAGCACCTGGTTCAGTCCATTGCTAAGGCCTGTGCCGTGGACAGCAGCTCCCAAAAACATGTTCCCAACGGTAGCTACACCAATAGCTCAGACCTGCCTGACACTGATTTTG AATCCTCCATGACCAACAGCTCAGAGGTGGAGACACTGGCCAGCCAACCTCAGAAGTTACTGATCTTAGATGCCAGGTCCTATGCAGCTGCTGTAGCTAACAGGGCCAAAGGTGGAGGCTGTGAATGCCCAG AATACTATCCCAACTGCGAGGTGGTTTTCATGGGAATGGCTAACATCCACTCCATTCGCAAGAGTTTCCAGTCTCTACGATTCCTCTGCACTCAGATGCCTGACCCAGccaa CTGGCTTTCTGCACTTGAGAGCACAAAGTGGTTGCAACACCTGTCCCTGCTACTGAAGGCAGCTCTGCTGGTGGTCAACGCTGTGAACAGAGACCACAGGCCTGTTCTTGTGCACTGCTCTGACGGCTGGGACCGCACACCACAGATTGTTGCTTTGTCCAAGCTACTGCTGGACCCTTACTACCGCACTATTGAG GGCTTCCAAGTTTTGGTGGAGACAGAATGGCTGGACTTTGGCCACAAGTTTGCTGACCGATGTGGCCATGGAGAAAATTCAGAGGACCTGAATGAGCGCTGCCCTGTTTTCTTGCAGTGGCTGGACTGTGTTCACCAACTGCAGAGGCAGTTTCCATGCTCATTTGAGTTCAATGAAGCCTTCCTG gtgaaactgGTGCAGCACACCTACTCCTGCCTCTTCGGCACTTTCCTGTGTAACAGCGGCAAGGACAGGGAGGATCGTCACGTTCAGGAGAGGACCTGCTCGGTCTGGTCACTCCTGAGGCCAGCCAACCGCTCTCTGAGGAACATGCTCTACTCCTCACACTCCGAAATT GTTCTCCATCCAGTGTGTCATGTACGGAATTTGATGCTGTGGACGGCCGTCTATCTGCCCAGCTCCTCCCCTACCACTCCTTCCGATGATTCCTGCGCTCCCTACCCAGTGCCCGGTGCCAACCCGGAAGATGCACCCCTGGGCAG GCGAACAAAGACGCGCTCCTTTGACAACTTGCCTAGTGCGTGTGAGCTGGGAAGCTCACTGGCTCCCAACCGTCGCTCCAGTGACCCAAGCCTGAATGAGAAGTGGCAGGACCACCGGCGGTCTCTGGAGCTCAATGTGGCAGTGGGGCCTGAAGGAGGGGAGAACCAGGATGAGGTGCAGCCATATCATGACAGACTGGACTCTGAGATGGATCACAGCAAGCAGCAATCCCAGGGCTCAAATACTGAACGTAGAGAAGAGTCCTCTGTGAACCCAGCAGGAGATAAAGCGGAGGAGGCAGAGCTCTCTGTGGCAGTGGGTGTGGCTGAGGGACAAATGGTGAACATCCTTCAGGAAGCCACAAAGGAGGAGGCAGGATGCGACATGCCAAGAGAGGACCATGCTGATGCTGCTCAGGTTTTTAATGCTGTAGACCAGGAGGTGGATGGACATGTAGAGCAGCATCAGATGGTGGATGTCAGTGAGACTGTCATGAAGAGAGACATGTTCGCTAATGGTCAGCTCCCAGAAAATGGTGAGATGAAGGCTCAGGAGAACGGTGACTCTTTTTCTGCGCCCACACAGAAGGAAGAGGAACAGGatcaacaggaagccaatgagtCTCAGAGAACTGAGGACTTGGTGACGGAGAATGTAGAGGAATCTTCTGTACAAGAAGAACTTGCACATGTACCGAAGGAGTGTAGCACAGGTGAGCCAGAAGAGCCTGCAGCTCATAGAACTAGAAGTAGCGACTTAATGTACAGGTCACCTGAAAAACTAGGCTTAGATGAGAGAAGTTGCCCTGACTCTGAATCTGACCACAGTGTCCCTGAGTCAGTGGAGTTGGTAGATAAAAGGGCCTCCTTGATGGAAAGCTCCACAGAGACTTTAACTGAAGAGGCCTGTGGCAGGGTGGAGCTCCCTGTGCAGCCACCTGTTGGTTTAAACCATCACCTCATGAGTGATGGCAGGAGCCCAGTTCCCTGTTCCAAGAAAGAGAAGGGGCTGGAGACCAGTGAGCATGGCTTGATCAGAACTTTAAGCGAGGGCAGCAAGCGGCCCTCTGTCAGTGCCTTTCAGTCAGTTCGTGCTGACCTTAGCAGGGATGGACTTTGTAATGGGGACAACTCCGAAGGGGAGCCATGTGGAGCACCTTACTGGGCCAAAGGGAATGTGGAGAGGGCCCCTTTGAGCCGTCAGGTATCCGTAGCAAGCTGCAACTCTCTGATCTTCCACCCACGAGGCAGCTGCTCTCAGCACCGCTGGTGTCACGCCTTGCTAGGCCGGGTCACCATGAGCCCTGAGCAGCCAACTCGCAGCCATCTGGATGACGATGGGCTGACGCTGCACAATGATGCTATCCAGCAAAGACTGAGGCAGATTGAAGCGGGGCACCAGATGGAGGTGGAGACGCTGAAGAAGCAAGTCCAGGAGCTCTGGAGCCGCCTGGAGAGTCAACAGCACATTAGCTCCCACCGGATCAACGGAGACATTGGAGATGAAGTG ACCTCAATGACGGACTCTGAGTACAACTTGGACCCAAACTGTTTGTCGCGCTGCAGCACAGAGCTCTTCTCTGAGGCCAGCTGGGAGCAGGTGGACAAGCAGGACACTGAG GTCACCCGCTGGTACCCTGATCATTTGGCAGCCCAGTGTTATGGCTGTGAAAGCAGGTTCTGGCTTGCTACCAGGAAACATCACTGCAG
- the mtmr3 gene encoding myotubularin-related protein 3 isoform X3 produces MEEEGQQSLECIQANQIFPKKSPVLEEENMQVPFPELHGEFTEYVGRAEDAIIAMSNYRLHIKFKKSVVNVPLQLIECVECREMFQLHVTCKDCKVIRCQISTFEQCQEWLKRLNTAVRPPSRLEDLFAFAFHAWCMEVYAGEKEQHGELCRPGEHVTSWFKNEVERMGFDTQNAWRISDINSKFRLCPSYPQQLLVPAWITDKELENVAAFRSWKRFPAVVYRHTTTGAVIARCGQPEVSWWGWRNADDEHLVQSIAKACAVDSSSQKHVPNGSYTNSSDLPDTDFESSMTNSSEVETLASQPQKLLILDARSYAAAVANRAKGGGCECPEYYPNCEVVFMGMANIHSIRKSFQSLRFLCTQMPDPANWLSALESTKWLQHLSLLLKAALLVVNAVNRDHRPVLVHCSDGWDRTPQIVALSKLLLDPYYRTIEGFQVLVETEWLDFGHKFADRCGHGENSEDLNERCPVFLQWLDCVHQLQRQFPCSFEFNEAFLVKLVQHTYSCLFGTFLCNSGKDREDRHVQERTCSVWSLLRPANRSLRNMLYSSHSEIVLHPVCHVRNLMLWTAVYLPSSSPTTPSDDSCAPYPVPGANPEDAPLGRRTKTRSFDNLPSACELGSSLAPNRRSSDPSLNEKWQDHRRSLELNVAVGPEGGENQDEVQPYHDRLDSEMDHSKQQSQGSNTERREESSVNPAGDKAEEAELSVAVGVAEGQMVNILQEATKEEAGCDMPREDHADAAQVFNAVDQEVDGHVEQHQMVDVSETVMKRDMFANGQLPENGEMKAQENGDSFSAPTQKEEEQDQQEANESQRTEDLVTENVEESSVQEELAHVPKECSTGEPEEPAAHRTRSSDLMYRSPEKLGLDERSCPDSESDHSVPESVELVDKRASLMESSTETLTEEACGRVELPVQPPVGLNHHLMSDGRSPVPCSKKEKGLETSEHGLIRTLSEGSKRPSVSAFQSVRADLSRDGLCNGDNSEGEPCGAPYWAKGNVERAPLSRQVSVASCNSLIFHPRGSCSQHRWCHALLGRVTMSPEQPTRSHLDDDGLTLHNDAIQQRLRQIEAGHQMEVETLKKQVQELWSRLESQQHISSHRINGDIGDEVTSMTDSEYNLDPNCLSRCSTELFSEASWEQVDKQDTEVTRWYPDHLAAQCYGCESRFWLATRKHHCSGREPVQEVWNCGNVFCASCCDQRIPVPSQQLFEPSRVCKTCYSNLQHGSATLELEKPITASSN; encoded by the exons ATG gaggaggaggggcaGCAGAGCTTGGAGTGTATCCAGGCCAATCAGATCTTCCCCAAGAAGTCCCCCGTCCTGGAGGAGGAAAACATGCAG gtGCCCTTTCCTGAGCTGCACGGGGAGTTCACAGAATATGTGGGGAGAGCAGAGGATGCCATTATTGCAATGTCCAACTACCGCTTACACATAAAGTTCAAAAAGTCAGTTGTCAAT GTTCCTCTTCAGCTCATTGAGTGTGTGGAGTGTAGAGAGATGTTCCAGCTTCATGTCACCTGTAAGGATTGTAAAGTCATCAG ATGTCAGATCTCCACCTTTGAGCAGTGCCAGGAATGGTTGAAACGTCTGAACACAGCAGTGAGGCCTCCGTCTCGCTTGGAAGACCTCTTTGCCTTTGCCTTCCATGCCTGGTGCATGGAGGTGTACGCAGGAGAGAAAGAGCAGCATGGCGAGCTGTGCAGACCAG GTGAACACGTGACCTCATGGTTCAAGAATGAGGTGGAGAGGATGGGCTTTGACACTCAAAATGCTTGGAGGATATCTGACATCAACAGCAAGTTCAG GCTTTGCCCCAGCTATCCTCAGCAACTCCTAGTGCCAGCCTGGATTACTGACAAAGAGCTAGAAAATGTGGCAGCCTTCCGCTCCTGGAAGAGGTTTCCTGCTGTAGTTTACag GCATACAACTACTGGGGCTGTAATTGCCCGCTGTGGCCAGCCAGAGGTCAGCTGGTGGGGCTGGAGGAACGCTGATGATGAGCACCTGGTTCAGTCCATTGCTAAGGCCTGTGCCGTGGACAGCAGCTCCCAAAAACATGTTCCCAACGGTAGCTACACCAATAGCTCAGACCTGCCTGACACTGATTTTG AATCCTCCATGACCAACAGCTCAGAGGTGGAGACACTGGCCAGCCAACCTCAGAAGTTACTGATCTTAGATGCCAGGTCCTATGCAGCTGCTGTAGCTAACAGGGCCAAAGGTGGAGGCTGTGAATGCCCAG AATACTATCCCAACTGCGAGGTGGTTTTCATGGGAATGGCTAACATCCACTCCATTCGCAAGAGTTTCCAGTCTCTACGATTCCTCTGCACTCAGATGCCTGACCCAGccaa CTGGCTTTCTGCACTTGAGAGCACAAAGTGGTTGCAACACCTGTCCCTGCTACTGAAGGCAGCTCTGCTGGTGGTCAACGCTGTGAACAGAGACCACAGGCCTGTTCTTGTGCACTGCTCTGACGGCTGGGACCGCACACCACAGATTGTTGCTTTGTCCAAGCTACTGCTGGACCCTTACTACCGCACTATTGAG GGCTTCCAAGTTTTGGTGGAGACAGAATGGCTGGACTTTGGCCACAAGTTTGCTGACCGATGTGGCCATGGAGAAAATTCAGAGGACCTGAATGAGCGCTGCCCTGTTTTCTTGCAGTGGCTGGACTGTGTTCACCAACTGCAGAGGCAGTTTCCATGCTCATTTGAGTTCAATGAAGCCTTCCTG gtgaaactgGTGCAGCACACCTACTCCTGCCTCTTCGGCACTTTCCTGTGTAACAGCGGCAAGGACAGGGAGGATCGTCACGTTCAGGAGAGGACCTGCTCGGTCTGGTCACTCCTGAGGCCAGCCAACCGCTCTCTGAGGAACATGCTCTACTCCTCACACTCCGAAATT GTTCTCCATCCAGTGTGTCATGTACGGAATTTGATGCTGTGGACGGCCGTCTATCTGCCCAGCTCCTCCCCTACCACTCCTTCCGATGATTCCTGCGCTCCCTACCCAGTGCCCGGTGCCAACCCGGAAGATGCACCCCTGGGCAG GCGAACAAAGACGCGCTCCTTTGACAACTTGCCTAGTGCGTGTGAGCTGGGAAGCTCACTGGCTCCCAACCGTCGCTCCAGTGACCCAAGCCTGAATGAGAAGTGGCAGGACCACCGGCGGTCTCTGGAGCTCAATGTGGCAGTGGGGCCTGAAGGAGGGGAGAACCAGGATGAGGTGCAGCCATATCATGACAGACTGGACTCTGAGATGGATCACAGCAAGCAGCAATCCCAGGGCTCAAATACTGAACGTAGAGAAGAGTCCTCTGTGAACCCAGCAGGAGATAAAGCGGAGGAGGCAGAGCTCTCTGTGGCAGTGGGTGTGGCTGAGGGACAAATGGTGAACATCCTTCAGGAAGCCACAAAGGAGGAGGCAGGATGCGACATGCCAAGAGAGGACCATGCTGATGCTGCTCAGGTTTTTAATGCTGTAGACCAGGAGGTGGATGGACATGTAGAGCAGCATCAGATGGTGGATGTCAGTGAGACTGTCATGAAGAGAGACATGTTCGCTAATGGTCAGCTCCCAGAAAATGGTGAGATGAAGGCTCAGGAGAACGGTGACTCTTTTTCTGCGCCCACACAGAAGGAAGAGGAACAGGatcaacaggaagccaatgagtCTCAGAGAACTGAGGACTTGGTGACGGAGAATGTAGAGGAATCTTCTGTACAAGAAGAACTTGCACATGTACCGAAGGAGTGTAGCACAGGTGAGCCAGAAGAGCCTGCAGCTCATAGAACTAGAAGTAGCGACTTAATGTACAGGTCACCTGAAAAACTAGGCTTAGATGAGAGAAGTTGCCCTGACTCTGAATCTGACCACAGTGTCCCTGAGTCAGTGGAGTTGGTAGATAAAAGGGCCTCCTTGATGGAAAGCTCCACAGAGACTTTAACTGAAGAGGCCTGTGGCAGGGTGGAGCTCCCTGTGCAGCCACCTGTTGGTTTAAACCATCACCTCATGAGTGATGGCAGGAGCCCAGTTCCCTGTTCCAAGAAAGAGAAGGGGCTGGAGACCAGTGAGCATGGCTTGATCAGAACTTTAAGCGAGGGCAGCAAGCGGCCCTCTGTCAGTGCCTTTCAGTCAGTTCGTGCTGACCTTAGCAGGGATGGACTTTGTAATGGGGACAACTCCGAAGGGGAGCCATGTGGAGCACCTTACTGGGCCAAAGGGAATGTGGAGAGGGCCCCTTTGAGCCGTCAGGTATCCGTAGCAAGCTGCAACTCTCTGATCTTCCACCCACGAGGCAGCTGCTCTCAGCACCGCTGGTGTCACGCCTTGCTAGGCCGGGTCACCATGAGCCCTGAGCAGCCAACTCGCAGCCATCTGGATGACGATGGGCTGACGCTGCACAATGATGCTATCCAGCAAAGACTGAGGCAGATTGAAGCGGGGCACCAGATGGAGGTGGAGACGCTGAAGAAGCAAGTCCAGGAGCTCTGGAGCCGCCTGGAGAGTCAACAGCACATTAGCTCCCACCGGATCAACGGAGACATTGGAGATGAAGTG ACCTCAATGACGGACTCTGAGTACAACTTGGACCCAAACTGTTTGTCGCGCTGCAGCACAGAGCTCTTCTCTGAGGCCAGCTGGGAGCAGGTGGACAAGCAGGACACTGAG GTCACCCGCTGGTACCCTGATCATTTGGCAGCCCAGTGTTATGGCTGTGAAAGCAGGTTCTGGCTTGCTACCAGGAAACATCACTGCAG TGGCAGGGAGCCTGTTCAGGAGGTCTG